The following are from one region of the Advenella mimigardefordensis DPN7 genome:
- a CDS encoding glycosyltransferase: MRIVIDMQGLQTLSRLRGIGRYTLAFTRALIRNAQDDEVWLLLNKGLVDPAEPVYDEFADLLPPERLIEFRAPADITWEPPQSVWNRNAAELAREAFLRQLMPDVVLNTSLFEGATVSDAVTSVGKLPGHLRTAVVFYDLIPFLDQKKYLGADWVKEWYFDKLESVKRADLLLAISDSSRQEAIDHLHVEQDHIVNISSACSDIFKKQIYTDEERRQFNDKLGISDSFVLYNGAFDSRKNIENLIAAYARMPGELRDRYQLVLSGGCEPTYQQVLSALAERLNVSGRVVMTGRVTDDELVYLFNCCELTVSPSLHEGFGLPALEAMACGAPSIGSNVTSIPEVIGLQDALFDPLDPDSIADKMVKILTDQHFRQLLTDHHAVQVKKFSWDQVAQTALQALRKMAPGDSAIRKNWNAYMAEIRSIRTELIDKLSDTDSKTSQPTEHDLRVLAACIAENEATAERINAAQVLPEKLTWRLGGPFDSSYSLAIVNRHLALALGRQGHHVALHSTEGPGDFPANKAFLDANPELARMHAYNEEADDDKINVSSRNLYPPRVNDMQGRLNLLHLYAWEESGYPVDWIEDFNSYLQGMVVVSTHVKKILIDHGLHVPVVVSGNGTDHWASLEAAPRFAVKGKGFRFLHVSSCFPRKGVEELLSAYGQAFTRHDDVTLIIKTFPNPHNLVHEWLATERQNRPDYPDVSILEQDITEAELKSLYTQCHALVAPSRAEGFGLPMAEAMLSGLPVITTGWSGQTDFCNDDTAWLVDFDFERAQSHLELFDSVWARPRVDDLARQMKVVFDMPEADRSKKVSAGKTLLQERYKWSDVAAMHVKAARSWAGRTETETPRIGWMSTWNTRCGIATYSAHLIEQMPEVFTVFAAHTNELIGSDAANIKRSWMNDDSEDLKKLESEILESGIQTLVIQFNFGFFHFEHLNRFISNLTDAGVQVVITLHSTQNPPGKADKDLRLLLDALKRCVRILVHAPGDLNRLKALGLIDNVTLFPHGVKGGYALARAQTTNQVNKPFIISSYGFFLPHKGLIELIKATAQLIRQGRNVRLKMINAEYPVADSTNLIAQAQQVARKLGIEDAVVFNTAFLPDEVSLNELSESDLIVYPYQETGESASGAVRYGLAIGVPVAVTPLSIFDDVGQAVFRLPGTQIQDIANGISALMDQIQENAAPVKKVQEEADRWRREHSYDRLSQRLFNMIKALQNDARTGSDDMPTARPADE, encoded by the coding sequence ATGCGCATAGTTATTGATATGCAGGGATTGCAAACGCTCAGTCGCCTGCGTGGTATCGGAAGATACACGCTGGCGTTTACCCGTGCCCTGATTCGGAATGCACAGGATGATGAAGTCTGGCTGTTGCTGAACAAGGGTCTGGTTGATCCTGCAGAGCCTGTATATGACGAATTTGCCGATTTGTTACCGCCGGAGCGCCTGATCGAGTTTCGGGCGCCTGCTGATATTACCTGGGAGCCACCGCAGTCCGTCTGGAATCGGAATGCAGCGGAGCTTGCACGGGAGGCATTTTTGAGGCAGCTGATGCCGGATGTCGTGCTCAATACCAGTCTTTTCGAAGGAGCAACAGTTAGTGATGCAGTGACTTCAGTGGGCAAGTTGCCCGGACACCTGAGAACGGCGGTCGTATTTTATGATTTGATCCCGTTTCTTGATCAAAAAAAATATCTGGGTGCCGACTGGGTCAAAGAATGGTATTTCGACAAACTTGAGAGTGTCAAACGCGCAGACCTGCTGCTTGCCATTTCTGATTCCTCCCGACAGGAAGCCATTGATCATCTGCACGTTGAGCAGGATCACATCGTTAATATTTCGTCTGCCTGCAGCGATATTTTCAAAAAACAAATCTATACGGATGAAGAGCGCCGGCAATTTAACGACAAGCTTGGCATTTCCGATTCTTTCGTTCTCTACAACGGTGCGTTTGACAGCCGGAAAAATATCGAAAATCTGATCGCCGCATACGCGCGTATGCCCGGCGAACTGAGAGATCGCTATCAACTGGTTCTTTCGGGAGGTTGTGAACCAACCTATCAGCAGGTCTTATCTGCTTTGGCGGAACGATTGAATGTCTCCGGTCGGGTCGTTATGACCGGCAGGGTCACGGACGACGAACTCGTGTATCTGTTTAATTGCTGCGAGTTGACGGTCAGCCCATCACTGCATGAGGGCTTTGGACTGCCTGCGCTCGAAGCGATGGCCTGTGGAGCACCATCTATCGGCTCGAACGTGACCAGCATTCCGGAAGTGATCGGTCTGCAGGATGCCCTGTTCGACCCTTTGGACCCGGACTCCATTGCCGACAAAATGGTCAAAATCCTGACTGATCAGCATTTCAGGCAGTTATTGACAGACCACCATGCGGTTCAGGTGAAAAAGTTTTCCTGGGATCAGGTTGCGCAGACAGCACTCCAGGCCTTGCGAAAAATGGCACCTGGTGACTCAGCCATCCGTAAGAACTGGAATGCGTATATGGCGGAGATTCGCTCCATCCGGACTGAGCTGATAGATAAACTGTCTGATACTGACAGCAAAACATCTCAGCCTACCGAGCACGACCTGCGGGTGCTTGCAGCGTGCATTGCTGAAAATGAGGCTACCGCGGAGCGAATCAATGCAGCACAGGTATTGCCCGAGAAGCTGACCTGGCGTCTGGGCGGTCCATTCGATAGCAGCTATAGTCTTGCTATTGTCAATCGCCATCTTGCATTGGCATTAGGCAGACAAGGACATCACGTTGCACTTCATTCCACAGAAGGGCCTGGGGACTTTCCTGCCAATAAGGCATTCCTTGATGCCAATCCTGAATTGGCGCGAATGCATGCGTACAACGAGGAAGCGGACGACGATAAAATCAATGTCAGCAGCCGTAACCTTTATCCTCCGCGTGTCAATGACATGCAGGGGCGTTTGAACCTGCTGCACTTATACGCATGGGAAGAGTCCGGATATCCGGTGGACTGGATTGAGGACTTCAACAGCTATTTACAGGGCATGGTCGTTGTATCCACGCACGTAAAGAAAATATTGATCGATCATGGCTTGCACGTTCCGGTAGTGGTATCGGGTAACGGCACGGATCATTGGGCCTCTCTTGAGGCGGCTCCGCGGTTTGCCGTCAAGGGCAAGGGGTTCAGGTTTCTGCATGTCTCGTCATGTTTTCCTCGCAAAGGTGTAGAAGAGCTGTTATCTGCCTATGGCCAGGCGTTTACACGTCATGATGACGTGACGCTGATCATCAAGACGTTTCCGAATCCTCACAATCTGGTGCATGAGTGGCTCGCTACAGAAAGGCAAAATCGGCCTGATTACCCGGACGTGAGCATCCTGGAACAGGATATTACTGAAGCCGAACTCAAGAGCCTGTATACGCAGTGTCATGCATTGGTCGCGCCAAGTCGTGCAGAAGGCTTCGGATTGCCAATGGCCGAAGCCATGCTATCGGGCTTGCCAGTGATCACGACCGGCTGGAGTGGTCAGACCGATTTTTGTAATGACGATACCGCGTGGCTGGTCGATTTTGATTTTGAACGCGCGCAAAGTCATCTGGAACTGTTCGATTCTGTCTGGGCACGACCACGGGTCGACGATCTGGCACGACAAATGAAAGTCGTATTTGACATGCCGGAAGCGGACAGATCGAAAAAGGTGAGTGCTGGCAAGACGCTATTGCAGGAACGCTATAAATGGTCGGATGTCGCTGCGATGCACGTCAAGGCTGCCAGATCATGGGCAGGCCGTACGGAAACAGAGACGCCACGCATTGGCTGGATGTCAACCTGGAATACGCGATGTGGCATCGCGACCTATTCGGCTCATCTTATTGAACAGATGCCTGAAGTCTTCACCGTGTTTGCTGCTCATACGAACGAGTTGATCGGCTCTGATGCTGCCAATATCAAGCGAAGCTGGATGAATGACGACAGTGAAGACCTGAAGAAACTGGAAAGTGAGATTCTGGAAAGTGGCATTCAAACACTGGTCATTCAATTTAATTTCGGCTTTTTTCATTTTGAGCATCTGAATCGTTTCATCAGCAATCTGACGGACGCGGGGGTGCAGGTTGTGATAACGCTTCATTCCACGCAAAATCCGCCAGGAAAAGCGGATAAAGATCTAAGGCTTTTGCTGGATGCGTTGAAACGATGTGTCCGCATCCTGGTGCATGCGCCGGGTGACTTGAATCGGCTCAAGGCGCTGGGTCTGATCGATAATGTGACGTTGTTTCCGCATGGCGTTAAAGGCGGCTATGCCCTTGCGCGTGCACAGACAACTAATCAGGTCAATAAGCCTTTTATTATCTCGAGTTATGGGTTCTTTTTGCCGCATAAAGGGCTGATCGAACTTATCAAAGCCACGGCACAACTGATCCGTCAGGGAAGAAACGTCAGGCTGAAAATGATCAATGCCGAATATCCTGTCGCCGACTCTACGAATTTGATTGCGCAGGCGCAGCAAGTGGCAAGAAAGCTTGGTATTGAAGACGCTGTTGTTTTCAATACCGCATTCCTGCCGGACGAAGTCAGCCTGAATGAACTATCTGAATCAGATCTGATTGTGTATCCCTATCAGGAAACGGGCGAGTCTGCCAGCGGCGCAGTCCGGTATGGCCTGGCTATTGGTGTGCCGGTAGCGGTGACTCCTCTTTCTATTTTCGATGATGTCGGACAGGCGGTTTTCAGGCTCCCTGGTACACAGATTCAGGATATTGCTAACGGTATTTCTGCACTGATGGACCAGATTCAGGAGAATGCCGCACCTGTCAAAAAGGTACAGGAGGAAGCTGATCGCTGGCGGAGGGAGCATAGTTATGATCGTCTGTCGCAGCGTCTTTTCAATATGATCAAGGCACTTCAGAATGATGCACGGACCGGCTCCGATGACATGCCGACTGCGCGCCCTGCCGATGAGTAA
- a CDS encoding GtrA family protein — protein sequence MINLVKELFFFGFAGVLGFLVDTGILYLLKDSIGNYWGRAVSFLAAVLVTWTVNRNLAFRHKSSNKGLVREFFHYFQLMLIGGAANYLTFVLLVDNIAIVSRHPVLGVAGGSLAGLLINFMQLRFVIFRHKKH from the coding sequence ATGATCAATCTTGTCAAAGAGTTATTCTTTTTTGGGTTTGCTGGTGTGCTCGGTTTTCTTGTTGATACCGGCATCCTTTACCTGTTGAAAGATAGCATAGGGAATTATTGGGGGCGTGCGGTATCGTTTCTTGCTGCCGTCCTGGTTACGTGGACTGTTAACCGGAACCTTGCATTTCGTCATAAATCGTCAAATAAGGGTCTTGTTAGAGAGTTTTTCCACTATTTCCAATTGATGCTGATCGGCGGTGCCGCCAATTATCTGACCTTCGTGCTCTTAGTAGACAATATTGCAATTGTGTCCCGTCATCCTGTACTGGGGGTGGCTGGGGGCAGCCTGGCTGGATTATTGATCAATTTTATGCAATTGCGCTTTGTCATATTTCGGCATAAAAAGCATTAA
- a CDS encoding ABC transporter ATP-binding protein has product MGTITVKNLGKAYKQYKTHWSRLADWILPGKRQYFDLKWILQDVNFSVQAGEAVGIIGINGAGKSTLLKMITGTTLPTTGTIDISGRIAALLELGIGFHSDFTGRQNVYMAGQLMGYSVDEIAQLMPEIEAFAEIGTYIDMPVRVYSSGMQMRLAFSVATAKRPEVLIIDEALSVGDAYFQHKSFDRIREFNSQGTTLLIVSHDKSAIQSICDRAILLNAGKVAMEGAPEAVMDYYNALLSDKEKQTVTQERNSEGKIQTISGSREVTIANVELLNQEGVSSEIVNVGQAVRLRIRLQTHSEIPELVVGYMIKDRLGQVIFGTNSYHLKRILHKLPANQALEYVYDFTANLGEGTYSISISVHSSDTHIAKNYEWRDLALVFNVVNSDKESFIGTSWLPPTLEIKQ; this is encoded by the coding sequence ATGGGCACAATAACCGTAAAAAATCTGGGTAAGGCATACAAGCAGTATAAAACGCACTGGTCCCGACTGGCTGACTGGATCCTGCCAGGAAAGCGCCAATATTTTGATCTGAAGTGGATTTTGCAGGATGTCAATTTTTCGGTGCAGGCCGGAGAGGCTGTGGGCATCATCGGTATAAACGGTGCGGGAAAGAGCACTTTGTTAAAGATGATTACCGGCACAACGCTACCGACGACAGGGACGATAGATATCTCCGGGCGCATTGCGGCGCTGCTGGAGCTGGGCATTGGATTTCATTCAGATTTTACCGGACGGCAGAACGTTTATATGGCAGGGCAGTTGATGGGATACTCGGTTGATGAGATTGCCCAGTTAATGCCGGAGATCGAAGCGTTTGCAGAAATCGGAACCTATATTGATATGCCGGTACGAGTGTATAGCAGCGGTATGCAGATGCGGCTGGCATTCAGCGTGGCCACGGCCAAGCGCCCCGAGGTGCTGATCATTGATGAAGCCCTTTCGGTTGGTGACGCATACTTCCAGCATAAAAGTTTTGACCGGATTCGTGAATTTAACAGTCAGGGGACTACGCTGCTGATTGTCAGTCATGACAAGAGCGCTATTCAAAGTATTTGTGACAGAGCCATTTTGCTGAATGCCGGAAAGGTTGCCATGGAGGGTGCACCTGAAGCGGTGATGGATTACTACAATGCCCTATTGTCTGACAAGGAAAAACAAACCGTCACTCAGGAAAGAAATAGTGAGGGGAAAATCCAGACGATTTCGGGCAGTCGTGAGGTAACGATTGCCAACGTTGAGTTATTGAATCAGGAGGGAGTGAGCAGCGAGATAGTGAACGTTGGTCAGGCTGTCCGATTGCGAATTCGTCTTCAGACGCACAGTGAAATACCCGAATTGGTGGTTGGCTATATGATCAAAGACCGTCTGGGTCAGGTTATCTTTGGCACCAATTCTTATCATTTGAAGCGTATTCTACACAAGCTTCCGGCAAATCAGGCCCTGGAGTATGTTTACGACTTTACGGCAAATCTGGGTGAGGGAACTTACTCTATTTCGATTTCGGTTCATTCTTCCGATACCCATATCGCGAAGAATTATGAATGGCGCGATCTGGCGCTGGTGTTTAACGTTGTAAACAGCGATAAGGAATCCTTTATCGGAACCTCCTGGTTACCTCCGACACTGGAGATAAAGCAATGA
- a CDS encoding class I SAM-dependent methyltransferase produces MTDQFYAQFEASFRGTREQIKNRLRVYLPFVLPLRDIHEPCSALDLGCGRGEWLELLSEFQIDAQGVDLDAGMLDYCRARHLSVVQEDLIGYLKRQPDQHFSVITAFHVVEHIHFDDLRTLVAEALRALKPGGLLVMETPNPENVYVGTTTFYMDPTHRTPIPPDLLAFTAKYEGFSRVKLLRLQEDPAMVAKEELVLLDVFKGVSPDYSIVAQKSASESEMQQTANAFSAEYGIGLDEIINRHDAQHALRQSQVDQRFASMQQDISSSTAAVDEISESLPEQLDALQRQLNALKAQMDSSMTQLQQSIQDIHSSTSWRITKPLRWAGHQGLLLRERGIKRRLIDFCKKVGKPTAGAAMVWFARHPVMKQRLIDLLKAIGLYATLKSLAFRLMAADGRQTTHSMTVPENIYNASTYLTPRGREIYRLLDEKITTRSDDEKVK; encoded by the coding sequence ATGACTGATCAGTTTTATGCGCAGTTCGAAGCCTCGTTTCGTGGGACGCGAGAGCAAATCAAGAACCGGCTCAGAGTCTATTTGCCATTTGTCTTGCCATTGCGTGACATTCATGAACCGTGTTCTGCGCTGGATTTGGGTTGTGGACGGGGAGAGTGGCTGGAATTGCTCAGTGAATTTCAAATTGATGCTCAGGGTGTCGATTTGGATGCGGGTATGCTCGACTACTGCCGCGCACGTCATCTGTCTGTCGTTCAGGAGGATCTGATCGGGTATTTAAAGCGACAACCTGATCAGCACTTTTCGGTTATCACCGCCTTTCATGTTGTTGAACATATTCATTTCGACGACTTACGGACACTTGTTGCCGAAGCGCTTCGGGCGCTGAAGCCAGGCGGGTTGCTGGTGATGGAAACCCCGAACCCTGAAAATGTCTATGTGGGCACCACCACCTTTTACATGGATCCCACTCACCGAACGCCCATCCCACCCGATTTGCTTGCATTCACTGCGAAATATGAGGGGTTCAGCAGGGTCAAGCTGTTGCGACTGCAGGAAGATCCGGCAATGGTTGCTAAAGAGGAACTGGTGCTGCTGGATGTATTCAAGGGGGTGAGTCCCGATTATTCCATCGTTGCGCAGAAATCTGCGAGCGAGTCGGAGATGCAGCAAACAGCCAACGCATTTTCTGCTGAATATGGCATCGGACTGGATGAGATCATCAACCGGCACGATGCACAACATGCATTGCGTCAGAGCCAGGTCGATCAGCGTTTTGCTTCCATGCAGCAAGACATTTCGTCGTCCACCGCCGCTGTTGATGAAATAAGCGAATCACTTCCTGAGCAACTGGATGCCTTACAGCGTCAGCTCAATGCGCTGAAAGCGCAAATGGATAGCAGTATGACGCAGCTGCAACAGTCCATTCAGGATATACACAGCAGTACTTCATGGCGCATAACCAAACCACTCAGATGGGCAGGTCATCAGGGACTGCTCCTCAGAGAGCGTGGCATCAAAAGGCGCCTCATTGACTTCTGCAAAAAAGTCGGGAAGCCAACCGCTGGAGCGGCAATGGTCTGGTTCGCTCGTCATCCGGTTATGAAGCAGCGGCTTATCGATCTGCTTAAGGCTATCGGGCTTTACGCAACGCTCAAGTCACTGGCCTTCCGGTTGATGGCCGCAGATGGCAGGCAGACAACCCATTCTATGACCGTGCCTGAAAATATATACAATGCGTCGACGTATCTGACACCCCGTGGCAGAGAGATTTATCGTTTACTGGATGAGAAAATCACAACCCGTTCAGACGACGAGAAGGTGAAATAA
- a CDS encoding glycosyltransferase family 4 protein encodes MIGRIGVGATVLARGTRTGHIDGIGTYTQALCTQLASIKEIDVCTVSWQEPMTASITGEHLTLPKIRMEYDLAASALTGKSSFNSSEIEARFSLFHAADHFIPRLRKTPVIASLMDPIPLMYPEWVNQRARKLKNWLFRKEATWADHYITISHAVVDDLVKYFHLSRSNITVIPLGVDDIYFNRPSQDMTVATLEKYHLDPGFFLFIGTIQPRKNLKTLLDAFVMLPPEMQKRHPLIVAGRLGWGCEDEIRKLKQLEIQGVAKWLDYISLDDKRVLLSNARCLVFPSLYEGFGLPALEAFACALPVIGSNTTALAEVVDDAGLQVDPLNANALSGAMQTIASDESMAVELGEKGRARARTYTWKATAEKTVEVYRKYL; translated from the coding sequence ATGATCGGGCGTATTGGTGTAGGGGCGACGGTGTTGGCCCGAGGTACACGAACCGGGCATATTGATGGAATCGGAACCTACACGCAGGCACTGTGTACGCAACTGGCCTCTATAAAGGAGATTGATGTATGTACGGTTTCCTGGCAGGAGCCAATGACAGCGTCCATCACGGGGGAGCATCTGACGCTGCCAAAAATCCGCATGGAGTATGACCTGGCCGCCAGTGCGCTTACCGGCAAAAGTTCGTTCAATAGCAGCGAGATTGAAGCCCGCTTCTCACTGTTTCATGCGGCGGACCATTTTATTCCCCGGCTACGCAAAACACCGGTGATCGCCAGTCTGATGGACCCCATACCGTTAATGTATCCGGAATGGGTCAATCAGCGCGCCCGAAAACTGAAGAACTGGCTCTTTCGAAAGGAAGCAACCTGGGCAGATCATTACATCACCATTTCACACGCGGTGGTTGACGATCTGGTGAAGTACTTTCATCTTTCCAGAAGTAATATCACCGTGATTCCATTGGGCGTCGACGATATCTATTTCAACAGGCCGTCGCAGGATATGACAGTTGCCACGCTTGAAAAATATCATCTCGACCCGGGTTTTTTTCTGTTTATAGGCACAATACAGCCAAGAAAGAATCTAAAAACCCTGCTGGATGCTTTCGTGATGCTGCCGCCCGAGATGCAGAAACGTCATCCGCTCATTGTGGCCGGCCGTTTGGGATGGGGGTGTGAAGACGAGATACGCAAGCTGAAGCAACTCGAGATCCAGGGCGTTGCCAAATGGCTGGATTACATCAGCCTGGATGATAAACGTGTTCTGCTTTCCAATGCACGATGCCTCGTCTTTCCGTCGCTCTACGAAGGCTTTGGTTTACCCGCTCTTGAGGCATTCGCTTGCGCCTTGCCCGTCATTGGTTCGAACACAACTGCCCTTGCCGAGGTGGTTGATGATGCGGGCTTGCAGGTAGATCCGCTGAATGCAAATGCATTAAGTGGGGCGATGCAGACGATAGCCAGCGATGAATCAATGGCAGTCGAACTGGGAGAGAAGGGCAGAGCCCGAGCGCGTACCTATACATGGAAGGCAACGGCTGAGAAAACAGTTGAGGTCTACAGAAAATATCTGTAA
- a CDS encoding acyltransferase family protein translates to MALQKSSNYRADIDGLRAIAILGVLVFHVFPEYLTGGFVGVDVFFVISGYLISTIIFSKLYTGTWRFYDFYNHRVKRLFPALLAVLLATLYVGWFSLFTDEFLQLGSHVLAGSLFVQNFLLWSEAGYFDVASTLKPLTHLWSLAIEEQFYLFYPVLILVLWRLRLNLFYALLILFVFSFGYNVYLVGHDDVALFYSPLTRAWELLIGSLLAYGPYLTENRQKQGGISRTISRTRLFNVGSSEAPATAANHVTSFLGLILIFIAVFGIRDGSHYPGWRAILPVLGSFLLLRAGAAAWVNKYLLAHPVMVFIGAISYPLYLWHWPIISFVHILVPDASVAVRLAAMILSVVLAWLTYRFIEVPVRFGNRGLRLVPATLCVGMIAVAGIGLSIVQFQGMPERPVNASNRVIDTGKALAGPVAFIQKGCGLAQADVGDFFGCLHDTRGLPKIALYGDSKAGAFSAGLLSRSTPETPWLFIGGNGPRGGTVPVINHDFPAYAIYTELTEKAFDALLKSEADLVVLYTATRALFQLGDNGTLDELPDSPLSDEAYNGLNRAVDVLVRGGKKVVLMVDNPTLPDPKQCIGRVTEIGWLNTALALRPGFRCHIPYDEQLKLSEKYRVVLDKVSKNYPDQVRIFDPTRLLCNMTEGQCTSMLNGRLMYSNTDHISEYASLIIADKLIPFVEGFSRNEPADDRFELQRYRPK, encoded by the coding sequence ATGGCGTTGCAAAAATCTTCCAATTACCGGGCAGACATCGACGGATTGCGCGCGATCGCGATACTGGGCGTGTTGGTATTTCATGTCTTTCCAGAGTATCTGACAGGCGGATTTGTCGGTGTTGACGTTTTTTTCGTGATATCGGGCTATCTGATATCAACAATTATTTTTTCGAAGCTGTACACGGGCACATGGCGCTTTTATGATTTTTACAATCATCGCGTTAAGCGGTTGTTTCCGGCATTGCTCGCTGTACTACTGGCGACGCTTTATGTCGGCTGGTTCAGTCTGTTTACAGATGAGTTTTTACAACTGGGTTCGCATGTGCTGGCAGGTTCATTGTTTGTGCAGAACTTTCTGCTCTGGAGTGAAGCCGGCTATTTTGATGTCGCGTCCACACTTAAGCCGCTGACGCATTTATGGTCACTTGCCATTGAAGAGCAGTTCTATCTTTTTTATCCCGTGCTGATCCTGGTACTGTGGCGATTGCGCCTGAATCTTTTCTATGCGCTATTGATCCTGTTTGTTTTTTCCTTTGGATACAATGTCTACCTCGTTGGCCACGACGATGTTGCCCTGTTCTATTCGCCCCTGACGCGCGCCTGGGAATTGCTGATAGGCAGTCTGTTAGCTTATGGTCCTTATTTGACTGAAAACAGGCAAAAGCAGGGTGGCATTTCACGTACCATCAGCCGGACGAGACTGTTTAATGTGGGCTCATCTGAAGCTCCCGCAACAGCCGCCAATCATGTCACTTCCTTTCTTGGATTAATACTGATTTTTATCGCAGTATTCGGCATCCGGGATGGGAGTCATTATCCAGGCTGGCGGGCGATCCTGCCGGTGCTGGGGTCGTTTTTGTTGCTCAGAGCGGGAGCGGCTGCATGGGTAAATAAATATCTACTTGCGCACCCCGTGATGGTGTTCATCGGAGCGATCAGTTACCCCCTTTATCTCTGGCATTGGCCGATTATTTCATTTGTGCACATTCTGGTACCAGACGCTTCCGTCGCCGTACGCTTGGCAGCCATGATCCTTTCGGTTGTGTTGGCGTGGCTGACATACCGATTTATTGAAGTGCCTGTTCGTTTCGGAAACAGGGGACTACGGCTTGTGCCTGCTACGCTTTGTGTTGGAATGATCGCTGTTGCCGGTATTGGTCTATCGATTGTGCAGTTTCAGGGAATGCCTGAACGACCGGTGAATGCAAGCAATCGCGTTATAGATACAGGTAAGGCACTGGCAGGGCCCGTCGCATTCATTCAGAAGGGCTGCGGCCTGGCACAGGCGGACGTAGGCGATTTTTTTGGATGCCTGCATGATACGCGCGGACTGCCCAAAATCGCCTTGTACGGCGATAGCAAGGCAGGCGCGTTTTCGGCCGGCTTGCTGAGTCGCTCTACACCGGAAACGCCCTGGCTGTTCATTGGTGGTAACGGACCGCGAGGTGGAACGGTACCTGTCATTAATCATGACTTCCCGGCTTACGCGATATACACAGAGCTTACGGAGAAAGCGTTTGACGCCCTATTGAAGTCCGAGGCAGACCTCGTGGTTTTGTACACTGCGACCAGAGCACTGTTTCAGCTCGGGGATAACGGGACGCTTGATGAGTTGCCGGATAGCCCATTGTCCGATGAAGCCTATAACGGCCTGAATCGGGCCGTCGATGTCCTGGTTCGTGGCGGTAAGAAAGTGGTACTGATGGTGGATAATCCAACGCTGCCGGATCCCAAGCAGTGTATAGGCAGGGTCACGGAAATAGGATGGCTCAATACTGCGCTGGCGCTGCGCCCTGGTTTCCGTTGCCATATTCCCTACGACGAACAATTGAAATTGTCTGAAAAATATCGTGTCGTGCTTGATAAGGTAAGTAAAAACTATCCTGACCAGGTGCGGATATTTGATCCCACCCGGTTGCTGTGTAATATGACGGAGGGACAATGCACGTCTATGCTCAATGGCAGGCTGATGTATAGCAATACAGACCATATTTCGGAGTATGCCAGTCTGATTATTGCCGATAAACTGATTCCCTTTGTCGAAGGCTTTAGTCGGAATGAACCGGCAGACGACAGGTTTGAATTGCAGCGTTACAGGCCAAAATAA